In Citrus sinensis cultivar Valencia sweet orange chromosome 2, DVS_A1.0, whole genome shotgun sequence, a single genomic region encodes these proteins:
- the LOC102627223 gene encoding transcription initiation factor TFIID subunit 6 isoform X2, translating to MSIVPKETVEVIAQSIGISNFSTDAALALAPDVEYRIREIMQEAIKCMRHSRRTTLTTDDVDEALKLRNVEPVYGFASGGPLRFRRAIGYRDLFYLDDKDVEFKDVIEAPLPRAPLDTSIVCHWLAIEGVQPVIPENAPVQAIAAPSNGTNNEQKDGLPVEIKLPVKHILSRELQLYFDKITELAVSRSDSVLFKQALVSLATDSGLHPLVPYFTYFVADEVSRGLNNYSLLFALMRVVWNLLQNPHIQIEPYLHQLMPSVVTCLVAKRLGNRLADNHWELRDFTAKLVAAICKRYGHVYNTLQTRLTKTLLNALLDPKRALTQHYGAVQGLAALGPNVVRLLLLPNLGPYLSLLEPEMLLEKQKNEVKRHEAWRVYGALLQAAGQCIYDRLKIFPPLSSLPARSVWKTNGIVATLSNKRKTSMDLEEQPPLKKIATDGPVDAVSTSSMPTPMEEDATAATPLDNSDADHPSPSSVQIPPDSGSESRSKRDKGDSQAQKLSAILPQVWKDDLNSGKLLVSLFELFGEGILSFIPAPEMSLFL from the exons atgagtATCGTACCAAAGGAAACAGTAGAGGTTATAGCGCAAAGCATTGGtattagtaatttttctaCCGATGCAGCGCTTGCCCTTGCTCCTGACGTCGAATATCGTATACGCGAAATCATGcag GAGGCAATTAAATGCATGCGGCATTCAAGGAGAACCACATTGACAACTGATGATGTTGATGAAGCTCTTAAATTAAGAAACGTGGAG CCGGTGTATGGTTTTGCCTCAGGGGGTCCTTTGCGGTTCAGAAGAGCTATTGGGTATAGGGATTTGTTTTACCTTGATGACAAGGATGTGGAATTTAAAGAT GTGATTGAAGCTCCTTTACCTCGAGCACCACTTGATACATCAATTGTCTGTCACTGGCTTGCTATTGAAGGAGTACAACCTGTAATCCCAGAAAACGCTCCGGTGCAAG CAATTGCTGCTCCTTCTAATGGCACAAACAATGAACAGAAAGATGGGCTTCCTGTTGAGATTAAATTACCAGTAAAGCATATATTGTCTAGGGAACTTCAG CTGTACTTCGATAAAATCACTGAGCTTGCTGTGAGTAGGTCCGATTCAGTCCTTTTCAAACAAGCGTTAGTGAGCTTGGCCACAGACTCAGGACTCCATCCATTGGTTCCTTATTTCACATACTTTGTAGCTGATGAG GTTTCTCGTGGTCTGAATAATTATTCCCTTTTGTTTGCTTTGATGCGTGTTGTTTGGAATCTTCTCCAGAATCCTCACATACAAATAGAACCTTAT CTTCACCAATTGATGCCATCTGTGGTTACCTGCCTTGTAGCCAAAAGGTTGGGGAATAGACTTGCAGATAACCACTGGGAACTTAGAGACTTTACTGCAAAACTTGTTGCTGCAATATGTAAACG ATATGGGCATGTTTATAACACTCTTCAGACACGTCTAACCAAAACTCTTCTTAACGCACTTTTGGACCCAAAACGAGCATTGACTCAGCATTATGGGGCAGTCCAAGGGTTAGCAGCGCTGGGGCCGAATGTG GTTCGCCTCCTCCTACTGCCAAATCTTGGTCCTTATCTAAGTCTTCTTGAACCGGAGATGCTTCTTGAGAAGCAAAAGAATGAGGTGAAGAGGCATGAGGCTTGGCGAGTTTATGGGGCCCTGCTG CAAGCAGCTGGTCAATGCATATATGATCGACTCAAGATATTCCCTCCTTTGTCATCTCTGCCTGCACGTTCTGTCTGGAAGACCAATGGAATAGTTGCTACTTTGTCAA ATAAGCGGAAGACAAGCATGGATTTAGAAGAGCAGCCACCCCTCAAGAAAATTGCAACCGATGGACCGGTCGATGCTGTGTCAACCAGCTCCATGCCCACTCCCATGGAAGAGGATGCAACAGCTGCAACTCCTTTGGATAATTCTGATGCGGATCACCCCTCACCATCTTCTGTGCAGATTCCTCCTGATAGTGGGTCAGAGAGCAGAAGTAAAAGAGACAAGGGTGATAGTCAAGCTCAGAAGTTGTCAGCAATCCTTCCTCAAGTTTGGAAGGATGACTTAAATTCTGGTAAGCTTCTGGTTTCACTGTTTGAGTTGTTTGGTGAAGGCATTCTCTCCTTCATTCCAGCTCCTGAAATGTCTTTGTTCTTGTGA
- the LOC102627223 gene encoding transcription initiation factor TFIID subunit 6 isoform X1: MSIVPKETVEVIAQSIGISNFSTDAALALAPDVEYRIREIMQEAIKCMRHSRRTTLTTDDVDEALKLRNVEPVYGFASGGPLRFRRAIGYRDLFYLDDKDVEFKDVIEAPLPRAPLDTSIVCHWLAIEGVQPVIPENAPVQGYNFLWQNSYTGGLECNVVCGRLAIAAPSNGTNNEQKDGLPVEIKLPVKHILSRELQLYFDKITELAVSRSDSVLFKQALVSLATDSGLHPLVPYFTYFVADEVSRGLNNYSLLFALMRVVWNLLQNPHIQIEPYLHQLMPSVVTCLVAKRLGNRLADNHWELRDFTAKLVAAICKRYGHVYNTLQTRLTKTLLNALLDPKRALTQHYGAVQGLAALGPNVVRLLLLPNLGPYLSLLEPEMLLEKQKNEVKRHEAWRVYGALLQAAGQCIYDRLKIFPPLSSLPARSVWKTNGIVATLSNKRKTSMDLEEQPPLKKIATDGPVDAVSTSSMPTPMEEDATAATPLDNSDADHPSPSSVQIPPDSGSESRSKRDKGDSQAQKLSAILPQVWKDDLNSGKLLVSLFELFGEGILSFIPAPEMSLFL, translated from the exons atgagtATCGTACCAAAGGAAACAGTAGAGGTTATAGCGCAAAGCATTGGtattagtaatttttctaCCGATGCAGCGCTTGCCCTTGCTCCTGACGTCGAATATCGTATACGCGAAATCATGcag GAGGCAATTAAATGCATGCGGCATTCAAGGAGAACCACATTGACAACTGATGATGTTGATGAAGCTCTTAAATTAAGAAACGTGGAG CCGGTGTATGGTTTTGCCTCAGGGGGTCCTTTGCGGTTCAGAAGAGCTATTGGGTATAGGGATTTGTTTTACCTTGATGACAAGGATGTGGAATTTAAAGAT GTGATTGAAGCTCCTTTACCTCGAGCACCACTTGATACATCAATTGTCTGTCACTGGCTTGCTATTGAAGGAGTACAACCTGTAATCCCAGAAAACGCTCCGGTGCAAG GTTACAACTTTTTGTGGCAGAATAGCTATACAGGTGGTCTTGAATGCAATGTAGTCTGTGGTAGATTAG CAATTGCTGCTCCTTCTAATGGCACAAACAATGAACAGAAAGATGGGCTTCCTGTTGAGATTAAATTACCAGTAAAGCATATATTGTCTAGGGAACTTCAG CTGTACTTCGATAAAATCACTGAGCTTGCTGTGAGTAGGTCCGATTCAGTCCTTTTCAAACAAGCGTTAGTGAGCTTGGCCACAGACTCAGGACTCCATCCATTGGTTCCTTATTTCACATACTTTGTAGCTGATGAG GTTTCTCGTGGTCTGAATAATTATTCCCTTTTGTTTGCTTTGATGCGTGTTGTTTGGAATCTTCTCCAGAATCCTCACATACAAATAGAACCTTAT CTTCACCAATTGATGCCATCTGTGGTTACCTGCCTTGTAGCCAAAAGGTTGGGGAATAGACTTGCAGATAACCACTGGGAACTTAGAGACTTTACTGCAAAACTTGTTGCTGCAATATGTAAACG ATATGGGCATGTTTATAACACTCTTCAGACACGTCTAACCAAAACTCTTCTTAACGCACTTTTGGACCCAAAACGAGCATTGACTCAGCATTATGGGGCAGTCCAAGGGTTAGCAGCGCTGGGGCCGAATGTG GTTCGCCTCCTCCTACTGCCAAATCTTGGTCCTTATCTAAGTCTTCTTGAACCGGAGATGCTTCTTGAGAAGCAAAAGAATGAGGTGAAGAGGCATGAGGCTTGGCGAGTTTATGGGGCCCTGCTG CAAGCAGCTGGTCAATGCATATATGATCGACTCAAGATATTCCCTCCTTTGTCATCTCTGCCTGCACGTTCTGTCTGGAAGACCAATGGAATAGTTGCTACTTTGTCAA ATAAGCGGAAGACAAGCATGGATTTAGAAGAGCAGCCACCCCTCAAGAAAATTGCAACCGATGGACCGGTCGATGCTGTGTCAACCAGCTCCATGCCCACTCCCATGGAAGAGGATGCAACAGCTGCAACTCCTTTGGATAATTCTGATGCGGATCACCCCTCACCATCTTCTGTGCAGATTCCTCCTGATAGTGGGTCAGAGAGCAGAAGTAAAAGAGACAAGGGTGATAGTCAAGCTCAGAAGTTGTCAGCAATCCTTCCTCAAGTTTGGAAGGATGACTTAAATTCTGGTAAGCTTCTGGTTTCACTGTTTGAGTTGTTTGGTGAAGGCATTCTCTCCTTCATTCCAGCTCCTGAAATGTCTTTGTTCTTGTGA
- the LOC102626661 gene encoding uncharacterized protein LOC102626661 → MFQQVKFSSALTCKITKYTLLIVAFTFSQSRKSDMSVEVLDGATIVSFVEDEYAFNILIRERFAHLDTDNDGLLSHSEMMKELKCLRVFETHFGIDEKPDPDELARVYSSLFVQFDHDSNGTVDLEEFKAETKQMMLAVANGLGFLPVQMVLEEDSILKKVVEKESTAKVVV, encoded by the coding sequence ATGTTTCAACAAGTGAAGTTCTCTTCTGCTTTGACTTGtaaaatcacaaaatataCTCTATTAATTGTAGCTTTTACTTTTTCACAGTCGAGAAAGAGCGATATGAGTGTTGAAGTGTTAGATGGCGCAACAATCGTCAGCTTTGTGGAAGATGAATATGCATTCAACATCTTGATACGTGAACGCTTTGCCCATCTTGATACAGACAACGATGGTCTCCTTTCTCATTCAGAAATGATGAAGGAGCTGAAGTGTTTGAGGGTCTTTGAGACGCACTTTGGCATAGATGAGAAACCAGACCCAGACGAGCTTGCGAGAGTTTACAGCTCTTTGTTTGTCCAATTCGATCATGACTCGAATGGGACGGTAGATTTGGAGGAGTTCAAGGCAGAGACCAAGCAAATGATGCTTGCCGTGGCCAATGGTCTCGGTTTCTTGCCTGTGCAAATGGTTCTGGAAGAGGATAGCATCCTGAAGAAGGTTGTGGAGAAGGAATCAACTGCCAAAGTGGTAGTTTAA
- the LOC102628194 gene encoding protein IQ-DOMAIN 33 isoform X2, producing MGITGEFVRSVFSRSRSVSTQGTSRASSVVEKRKWRPVRLYACGEEFNSVLAEEDSASVKSSEATVTQPIVEDLTDKGDIQSVETKEKRNSMSKLFHEEDAAIIIQSAFRRFLATRRNEEDKANDSKQEPVSGRGSPSRESMGTSIEVQTGNSVEGSSFGEESTAVTRHVHQKARTQIFREDWDDSTVSSNVSKMRIQNRLEASTRRERALAYAFSQQLRICSKKKERKSDGAELNMGWSWLERWMATRVPERSSVESHTSNQLEPFRANDQRLMVRKGFFDVAGEEKESCGSNEVSVQLDSFSVTTAAETDDFKPTKNRLKKTRTVSRRKTVPSYQCPKEGSKVSRKNSSKESEIDKKMQKQIGNKKEIKCSDTTG from the exons ATGGGTATTACTGGAGAGTTTGTTAGGAGTGTCTTCTCTAGAAGCCGGTCTGTCAGCACTCAAGGGACCAGC CGGGCAAGTAGTGTggtggaaaagagaaaatggaGGCCAGTAAGATTATACGCGTGTGGTGAAGAATTCAATTCAGTTCTTGCAGAGGAAGATTCTGCTTCGGTTAAGAGCTCTGAGGCTACCGTCACACAGCCTATAGTAGAAGACTTAACAGACAAGGGAGATATTCAGAGTGTGGAGACAAAGGAAAAGCGTAATTCAATGTCCAAATTATTCCATGAAGAAGATGCCGCGATCATTATTCAGTCAGCATTTAGACGCTTTCTG GCTACACGTCGGAATGAAGAAGACAAAGCAAATGATAGTAAGCAGGAGCCTGTTTCAGGGAGGGGGAGTCCAAGTAGGGAGTCTATGGGCACATCAATTGAAGTGCAAACCGGAAATTCTGTAGAAGGATCCTCAtttggagaagaaagcactGCTGTGACTCGCCATGTGCATCAAAAAGCCAGAACTCAGATTTTCAGG GAAGACTGGGATGATAGCACAGTCAGTAGCAATGTATCAAAAATGAGGATTCAGAACAGACTGGAAGCTTCGACCAGGCGAGAGAGAGCTCTAGCATATGCCTTTTCACAGCAG CTGAGAATCTgttcaaagaagaaagaaagaaaatctgATGGCGCAGAACTCAACATGGGATGGAGCTGGCTAGAACGGTGGATGGCAACCCGGGTTCCTGAGAGATCCTCTGTTGAAAGTCATACAAGCAATCAACTTGAGCCATTTAGAGCCAACGATCAAAGACTCATGGTGAGAAAAGGTTTTTTCGATGTAGCAGGGGAAGAAAAGGAAAGCTGTGGATCCAATGAGGTATCTGTACAACTTGACAGCTTTTCAGTAACTACAGCAGCAGAGACGGATGACTTCAAGCCTACCAAGAATAGGCTGAAAAAGACAAGAACAGTGTCAAGGCGGAAAACTGTGCCCAGCTACCAGTGCCCAAAAGAGGGTAGCAAG GTAAGCAGGAAAAATAGCTCAAAGGAGAGTGAAATTGATAAGAAGATGCAAAAGCAAATAGGgaacaagaaagaaataaagtgCAGCGATACAACTGGTTAA
- the LOC102628194 gene encoding protein IQ-DOMAIN 33 isoform X1, which translates to MGITGEFVRSVFSRSRSVSTQGTSRASSVVEKRKWRPVRLYACGEEFNSVLAEEDSASVKSSEATVTQPIVEDLTDKGDIQSVETKEKRNSMSKLFHEEDAAIIIQSAFRRFLATRRNEEDKANDSKQEPVSGRGSPSRESMGTSIEVQTGNSVEGSSFGEESTAVTRHVHQKARTQIFRVKEDWDDSTVSSNVSKMRIQNRLEASTRRERALAYAFSQQLRICSKKKERKSDGAELNMGWSWLERWMATRVPERSSVESHTSNQLEPFRANDQRLMVRKGFFDVAGEEKESCGSNEVSVQLDSFSVTTAAETDDFKPTKNRLKKTRTVSRRKTVPSYQCPKEGSKVSRKNSSKESEIDKKMQKQIGNKKEIKCSDTTG; encoded by the exons ATGGGTATTACTGGAGAGTTTGTTAGGAGTGTCTTCTCTAGAAGCCGGTCTGTCAGCACTCAAGGGACCAGC CGGGCAAGTAGTGTggtggaaaagagaaaatggaGGCCAGTAAGATTATACGCGTGTGGTGAAGAATTCAATTCAGTTCTTGCAGAGGAAGATTCTGCTTCGGTTAAGAGCTCTGAGGCTACCGTCACACAGCCTATAGTAGAAGACTTAACAGACAAGGGAGATATTCAGAGTGTGGAGACAAAGGAAAAGCGTAATTCAATGTCCAAATTATTCCATGAAGAAGATGCCGCGATCATTATTCAGTCAGCATTTAGACGCTTTCTG GCTACACGTCGGAATGAAGAAGACAAAGCAAATGATAGTAAGCAGGAGCCTGTTTCAGGGAGGGGGAGTCCAAGTAGGGAGTCTATGGGCACATCAATTGAAGTGCAAACCGGAAATTCTGTAGAAGGATCCTCAtttggagaagaaagcactGCTGTGACTCGCCATGTGCATCAAAAAGCCAGAACTCAGATTTTCAGGGTAAAG GAAGACTGGGATGATAGCACAGTCAGTAGCAATGTATCAAAAATGAGGATTCAGAACAGACTGGAAGCTTCGACCAGGCGAGAGAGAGCTCTAGCATATGCCTTTTCACAGCAG CTGAGAATCTgttcaaagaagaaagaaagaaaatctgATGGCGCAGAACTCAACATGGGATGGAGCTGGCTAGAACGGTGGATGGCAACCCGGGTTCCTGAGAGATCCTCTGTTGAAAGTCATACAAGCAATCAACTTGAGCCATTTAGAGCCAACGATCAAAGACTCATGGTGAGAAAAGGTTTTTTCGATGTAGCAGGGGAAGAAAAGGAAAGCTGTGGATCCAATGAGGTATCTGTACAACTTGACAGCTTTTCAGTAACTACAGCAGCAGAGACGGATGACTTCAAGCCTACCAAGAATAGGCTGAAAAAGACAAGAACAGTGTCAAGGCGGAAAACTGTGCCCAGCTACCAGTGCCCAAAAGAGGGTAGCAAG GTAAGCAGGAAAAATAGCTCAAAGGAGAGTGAAATTGATAAGAAGATGCAAAAGCAAATAGGgaacaagaaagaaataaagtgCAGCGATACAACTGGTTAA
- the LOC102627510 gene encoding eukaryotic translation initiation factor 1A gives MPKNKGKGGKNRKRGKNEADDEKRELVFKEDGQEYAQVLRMLGNGRCEAMCIDGTKRLCHIRGKMHKKVWIAAGDIILVGLRDYQDDKADVILKYMPDEARLLKAYGELPESTRLNEGIAGGLDEEDDGADNDYIEFEDEDIDKI, from the coding sequence ATGCCGAAGAATAAGGGAAAGGGAGGAAAGAACAGGAAGAGGGGAAAGAATGAAGCTGACGACGAGAAGCGTGAGCTTGTCTTCAAGGAAGACGGACAGGAATATGCCCAAGTCCTTCGTATGCTCGGCAATGGTCGGTGTGAAGCTATGTGCATCGATGGAACCAAGCGTCTTTGCCACATCCGTGGGAAGATGCACAAAAAGGTTTGGATTGCAGCTGGTGATATAATACTTGTTGGCCTACGTGATTATCAGGATGACAAGGCTGATGTCATCCTCAAGTATATGCCCGACGAGGCAAGGCTTCTGAAGGCTTATGGTGAACTTCCAGAGAGTACCCGTCTCAATGAGGGCATTGCTGGTGGTCTTGATGAAGAGGATGATGGCGCTGATAATGATTACATCGAGTTTGAAGACGAAGATATTGATAAGATCTAG
- the LOC102626363 gene encoding uncharacterized protein LOC102626363 — MSVEVLDGATIVSFVEDEEAFNNSIRNRFAHLDTDHDGLLSYAEMMQELKSLRVFETHFGIDEKPDPEELASVYNSLFVQFDHDSNGTVDLEEFKEETKQMMLAMANGLGFLPVQMVLEEDSFLMKAVEKEFTAKAAA; from the coding sequence atgagtgtggaagtgtTAGATGGTGCAACAATTGTCAGCTTTGTGGAAGATGAAGAAGCATTCAACAACTCGATACGAAACCGTTTTGCCCACCTTGATACAGATCATGATGGTCTCCTTTCTTATGCAGAAATGATGCAGGAGCTCAAGAGTCTGAGGGTCTTTGAGACCCATTTTGGCATCGACGAGAAACCAGACCCAGAAGAGCTTGCTAGTGTTTACAACTCTCTGTTTGTCCAATTCGATCATGACTCAAATGGCACGGTGGATTTGGAGGAGTTCAAGGAAGAGACCAAGCAAATGATGCTTGCCATGGCCAATGGTCTCGGTTTCTTGCCTGTACAAATGGTCCTGGAAGAAGATAGCTTTCTGATGAAGGCTGTGGAGAAGGAGTTCACTGCCAAAGCGGCTGCTTAA
- the LOC102625783 gene encoding uncharacterized protein LOC102625783, with protein sequence MSVEVLDSATIVSFVEDEEAFNNSIRNRFAHLDTDHDGLLSYAEMMQELKSLRVFETHFGIDEKPDPEELASVYNSLFVQFDHDSNGTVDLEEFKAETKQMMLAMANGLGFLPVQMVLEEDSFLMKAVEKESTAKAAA encoded by the coding sequence atgagtgtggaagtgtTAGATAGTGCCACAATTGTAAGCTTTGTGGAAGATGAAGAAGCATTCAACAACTCGATACGAAACCGTTTTGCCCATCTTGATACAGATCATGATGGTCTCCTTTCTTATGCAGAAATGATGCAGGAGCTCAAGAGTCTGAGGGTCTTTGAGACCCATTTTGGCATCGACGAGAAACCAGACCCAGAAGAGCTTGCTAGTGTTTACAACTCTCTGTTTGTCCAATTCGATCATGACTCAAATGGCACGGTGGATTTGGAGGAGTTCAAGGCAGAGACCAAGCAAATGATGCTTGCCATGGCCAATGGTCTCGGTTTCTTGCCTGTACAAATGGTCCTTGAAGAAGATAGCTTTCTGATGAAGGCTGTGGAGAAGGAGTCCACTGCCAAAGCGGCTGCTTAA